The following proteins are co-located in the Terriglobia bacterium genome:
- a CDS encoding DUF2282 domain-containing protein, whose product MNKRFVVAAALAAAVAGPAILSAQKPAPAPTFKAEKCYGISKAGKNDCASTGANSCGGTSKINGDPKAWIYVPAGYCERIVGGSKMPK is encoded by the coding sequence ATGAACAAACGTTTCGTTGTCGCTGCGGCCCTGGCTGCGGCAGTCGCGGGTCCCGCCATTCTTTCAGCCCAGAAGCCGGCTCCCGCACCAACTTTCAAAGCGGAAAAGTGTTACGGAATTTCAAAGGCCGGAAAGAACGATTGCGCGTCCACTGGAGCGAATTCCTGTGGCGGCACATCCAAGATAAACGGAGATCCGAAAGCATGGATCTACGTTCCGGCAGGTTACTGCGAGCGTATCGTCGGCGGCAGCAAGATGCCGAAATAG
- a CDS encoding DUF1592 domain-containing protein, with product MKKGLLLCLLWLIFPLLMEAQGPQQQLVTKYCVGCHNDRAKTGGLSLEKLDADHPYENAETWEKAIRKLRAGLMPPSGAQRPDRATLEAFRGTLENAIDTASLQHKNPGVTALHRLNRTEYANAVRDLIDVDVDVSTILPADDSSEGLDNIADVLGTSPALIERYVSAAAKISRLAVGDTGIGPLSTTYKVRGDLTQDNHIEGLPIGTRGGIIIRHNFPVDGEYQFKFSLLKVNFGPQYGGAAKGEQLEMSVNGARVALMDLRSAPYYYIRGGAQGGPATPLEIRLPVRAGPQTIIVTFIKKTAAGVDDLFQRYEASTADLQTGVQFGYTTVPHLAGVEILGPYNILGPGETPSRKRIFVCHPSSAAEEPACARKIISTVARRAYRRPVTDADVEPLLNFYRQGRKDGPFDKGVEMALRRILADPQFVFRFERDAANVQAGAPHRVSDLELASRLSFFLWSSIPDDELLSVAEQGRLKDPQVLQQQVRRMLKDPKSGALVTNFSGQWLYLRELKNRNPDLIMYPDFDDNLRQSFQRETEMLFESIVREDRSVFDVLNADYTFLNERLAKHYGIPNVYGSDFRRVTVPDNRRGLLGQGSFLTITSNPNRTSPVTRGSWILENLLGSPPPSPPPNVPPLPENTNGQGVSTVPTSVRERMTAHRANQPCKGCHQLMDPIGLALENFDGVGRWRAEDSGSKIDPSGQLVDGTPIDGVATLRSAILSRPDAFVQTMTEKLLMYAVGRPAHYYDMPAIRKITHDAGRNNYRFSAIVTGIVNSEPFQMRVKKAEETP from the coding sequence ATGAAAAAGGGTCTCCTTTTGTGCCTTTTGTGGCTCATTTTCCCGCTGCTCATGGAGGCGCAGGGCCCGCAACAACAGCTCGTGACCAAGTACTGCGTGGGCTGCCACAACGACCGGGCAAAAACCGGCGGCCTCTCGCTCGAAAAACTCGACGCCGATCACCCTTATGAAAACGCGGAGACCTGGGAAAAAGCCATCCGCAAATTGCGCGCCGGTCTGATGCCTCCGAGCGGAGCGCAACGGCCCGACCGCGCAACGCTCGAAGCATTCCGCGGCACGCTCGAGAACGCGATCGATACGGCATCACTGCAGCACAAGAACCCGGGAGTGACGGCGCTGCACCGGCTGAACCGGACGGAATATGCGAACGCCGTCCGCGATCTGATCGATGTCGACGTCGATGTTTCCACCATCCTTCCGGCCGACGATTCCAGTGAAGGCTTGGACAACATCGCCGATGTGCTTGGAACGTCACCGGCTTTGATCGAACGATACGTTTCTGCAGCGGCAAAGATCAGCCGGCTGGCTGTGGGTGACACCGGCATCGGCCCGCTCTCGACAACCTATAAAGTTCGCGGCGATCTCACCCAGGACAATCACATCGAAGGCCTGCCGATCGGAACGCGCGGCGGCATTATCATTCGTCACAACTTTCCGGTCGACGGCGAATACCAGTTCAAATTTTCATTGCTCAAGGTGAACTTCGGACCGCAGTACGGCGGCGCCGCCAAGGGCGAACAACTCGAGATGAGCGTGAACGGCGCGCGGGTCGCGCTGATGGATCTCAGGTCCGCCCCGTACTACTACATTCGCGGCGGCGCGCAAGGCGGACCGGCAACTCCCCTCGAAATCCGGTTGCCAGTGAGGGCCGGGCCACAGACGATCATCGTCACATTTATCAAGAAGACAGCAGCGGGTGTTGATGACCTGTTCCAGCGCTATGAGGCATCGACGGCCGATCTCCAGACCGGTGTGCAATTCGGATATACAACCGTTCCCCATCTGGCGGGCGTCGAGATCCTCGGTCCCTACAACATTCTCGGGCCGGGCGAGACACCGAGCCGGAAGCGTATTTTCGTATGCCACCCGTCGTCTGCCGCCGAAGAGCCGGCTTGTGCCAGGAAAATCATTTCCACGGTGGCGCGGCGCGCGTACCGGCGGCCGGTTACAGATGCAGACGTCGAGCCCCTGCTAAATTTCTACCGTCAGGGCCGCAAAGACGGACCTTTCGATAAAGGCGTCGAGATGGCGCTGCGCCGGATTCTGGCCGACCCGCAGTTCGTATTCCGGTTCGAGCGTGATGCCGCAAATGTGCAGGCAGGCGCACCGCACCGGGTGTCGGATCTCGAACTGGCGTCGCGGCTCTCGTTCTTCCTGTGGAGCAGCATCCCGGACGATGAACTCCTGAGCGTTGCCGAGCAAGGCAGACTGAAGGACCCCCAGGTTCTGCAGCAGCAGGTCCGGCGCATGTTGAAGGATCCGAAGTCCGGGGCGCTGGTGACGAACTTCTCCGGACAATGGCTTTACCTGCGCGAATTGAAGAACCGGAATCCCGACCTGATCATGTATCCGGATTTCGACGACAATCTGCGGCAGTCCTTCCAGCGCGAGACGGAGATGCTTTTTGAAAGCATCGTGCGCGAAGACCGCAGCGTTTTCGATGTCCTGAATGCCGACTATACGTTCCTGAACGAGCGGCTTGCGAAACACTACGGAATTCCGAATGTCTATGGCAGCGACTTCCGCCGCGTCACGGTCCCGGACAACCGCCGCGGACTGCTGGGCCAGGGGAGCTTCCTGACCATCACGTCGAACCCGAACCGGACATCGCCCGTCACTCGCGGTTCGTGGATCCTGGAAAATCTTCTTGGCAGTCCGCCTCCGTCTCCGCCCCCGAACGTGCCGCCGTTGCCTGAAAACACCAACGGTCAGGGAGTTTCAACGGTTCCGACTTCGGTCCGCGAGAGAATGACGGCGCACCGGGCGAATCAGCCGTGCAAAGGGTGCCACCAATTGATGGATCCCATCGGGCTTGCGCTGGAAAACTTCGACGGCGTCGGCCGCTGGCGCGCGGAGGATTCCGGAAGCAAAATCGATCCTTCCGGCCAGCTGGTCGACGGCACACCGATCGACGGCGTCGCGACGCTGCGCAGCGCCATCCTCAGCCGTCCGGACGCCTTCGTTCAGACCATGACCGAGAAACTGCTGATGTATGCCGTAGGCCGCCCCGCGCACTATTACGACATGCCGGCGATACGCAAAATTACCCACGACGCCGGACGCAATAATTATCGATTTTCGGCGATTGTTACCGGTATCGTGAACAGCGAGCCCTTTCAGATGAGAGTCAAGAAAGCGGAGGAGACCCCATAA
- a CDS encoding VWA domain-containing protein has protein sequence MLRKIILMIAAAAGLQQTPPQAPLRVNVDLVNVSFTVTDRTGRFVSSLKQDDFTLEEDGKPQEIQRFSHENERPLTIGLLIDKSLSVSRVLPDEKAAATSFLDTTLKTGDLAMVISFDRSVTLEEDFTENKSRLRTAINGLTVGNGTAVYDAIYLACKEQFPKEGGRKAIILITDGQDTISKVQLSGALVAAHQSDAVIYSISNRVGGFFGNRGSGNPETLKRFSLETGGTVFFVGGRSDLTEVFSEISDELRSQYSLGYVSTNTTRDNRYRQIRIVPKDPTYKVKAREGYYAPGS, from the coding sequence ATGTTGCGGAAAATCATACTGATGATCGCGGCAGCGGCGGGATTGCAACAGACTCCGCCGCAAGCGCCGTTACGGGTCAATGTCGATCTGGTGAACGTGTCGTTCACCGTCACCGATCGCACCGGCCGTTTTGTGTCCAGCCTTAAGCAAGACGACTTCACGCTCGAAGAGGACGGGAAGCCGCAGGAAATCCAGCGCTTCAGCCATGAGAACGAGAGACCACTCACGATCGGCCTTTTAATCGACAAGAGCCTGAGCGTGAGTCGTGTCCTGCCCGACGAAAAAGCCGCGGCAACCTCGTTTCTGGATACGACGCTGAAAACGGGCGACCTCGCCATGGTCATCAGTTTTGACCGCTCCGTCACGCTGGAAGAGGACTTCACCGAAAATAAGAGCCGGCTTCGGACCGCCATCAACGGGCTGACGGTTGGAAACGGCACCGCTGTCTATGACGCGATCTACCTTGCCTGCAAAGAGCAGTTTCCGAAAGAGGGCGGCCGCAAGGCGATCATTCTCATCACCGACGGCCAGGACACGATCAGCAAAGTGCAACTGAGCGGAGCGCTCGTCGCCGCGCATCAGAGCGATGCCGTGATCTATTCGATATCTAACCGAGTCGGCGGATTTTTCGGTAACCGCGGGAGCGGCAACCCGGAAACGTTGAAGCGCTTTTCACTCGAAACCGGCGGAACGGTTTTTTTCGTCGGCGGACGCAGCGACCTCACGGAAGTCTTCTCCGAAATTTCCGACGAGCTGCGGAGCCAATACAGCCTCGGTTATGTTTCAACGAATACTACCCGCGATAACAGATACAGGCAGATTCGCATCGTCCCGAAAGATCCCACTTATAAGGTGAAGGCCCGGGAGGGCTACTACGCGCCAGGAAGCTAA
- a CDS encoding ankyrin repeat domain-containing protein yields MRAKNLGLFLGVFLCSLNGFAAGGDARLADAVMKSDRSTVRSLLQQKIDVNAAQADGMTALHWAVRSDDADLAQLLIRSGAKADTVTRYGVTPLYLACVNGNAAMIDILLRAGADANSANPGGETALMTASRTGKADAVKLLLDRGADINARESVRGQTALMWAVLENHPDVVKLLLDHAADINAQSTVVIPDGTTGTPQATSADIGAHGPGIYRSRAVPSPSGGMTALLFAARDGNLEMARILVDAKADLEKPAANGTHPLVAAITNNHIELALFLLDKGADPNAADNFYKRTPLFAAVEMRNPDFTRDTPPPLPDKRDPMDLIKALLAKNAAPNARVNTTPFRGFYQVSANWANFDGQTAFIRAALNGDVTLMRLLLQHGADPNMATNDGSTALMAAAGINWVVAQTYSRPDGEYLEAAKLCLEKGADVNAVNSQGFTAMHGATNRGFDAMVKLLAEHGSKLDVKDKQGRTPMTFAEGVFLAVQPPVRKPSTIALLQELMGAK; encoded by the coding sequence ATGCGCGCCAAGAATCTGGGTCTGTTCCTGGGGGTATTCCTCTGCAGTCTCAACGGGTTCGCTGCCGGAGGCGATGCGCGTCTTGCCGATGCGGTGATGAAATCCGACCGGAGTACCGTCCGGTCTCTGCTCCAGCAGAAAATCGACGTCAACGCCGCCCAGGCCGACGGGATGACCGCGCTTCATTGGGCGGTGCGCTCGGACGACGCCGATCTGGCTCAACTCCTGATCCGATCCGGCGCAAAGGCCGATACCGTCACTCGTTATGGAGTGACGCCTCTCTACCTCGCATGCGTGAACGGCAATGCAGCGATGATCGACATTCTGCTGCGGGCCGGCGCGGATGCGAATTCCGCGAACCCCGGCGGAGAGACCGCGCTGATGACCGCTTCGCGGACCGGCAAAGCCGACGCGGTAAAATTGCTGCTGGATCGTGGCGCGGATATCAATGCCAGGGAGAGCGTCCGCGGCCAGACGGCCCTCATGTGGGCGGTTCTCGAAAATCATCCCGATGTCGTGAAACTGCTTCTGGATCATGCCGCGGATATCAATGCTCAAAGCACCGTCGTCATTCCAGACGGCACCACCGGTACTCCGCAAGCCACATCCGCCGACATTGGCGCGCACGGGCCGGGAATTTATCGGTCCCGGGCCGTGCCAAGTCCTTCGGGCGGCATGACGGCTCTGCTGTTCGCCGCCCGCGACGGCAATCTCGAAATGGCCCGGATTCTCGTCGATGCGAAAGCAGATCTGGAAAAGCCGGCTGCCAACGGCACGCATCCCCTGGTTGCGGCAATCACGAACAATCATATCGAGCTTGCGCTGTTCCTGCTCGACAAAGGCGCCGATCCGAACGCCGCCGACAACTTCTATAAGCGGACACCCCTGTTTGCCGCCGTCGAAATGCGCAATCCGGACTTTACCCGCGACACGCCGCCGCCGCTTCCCGACAAACGCGATCCGATGGATTTGATCAAAGCGCTTCTTGCAAAAAACGCAGCTCCTAACGCCCGAGTCAACACCACGCCGTTCCGCGGGTTCTATCAGGTGAGCGCCAACTGGGCGAACTTTGACGGCCAGACCGCGTTCATTCGGGCCGCCCTCAATGGCGACGTCACACTGATGCGCCTGCTCCTGCAACACGGCGCCGATCCCAACATGGCAACGAACGATGGCTCCACAGCCCTGATGGCTGCAGCCGGAATCAATTGGGTCGTAGCCCAGACCTACAGCCGGCCGGACGGCGAATATCTGGAAGCCGCGAAGCTCTGTCTCGAAAAAGGTGCGGATGTGAATGCCGTGAACTCGCAAGGGTTCACCGCAATGCACGGCGCAACCAATCGCGGCTTCGACGCGATGGTAAAACTGCTCGCCGAGCACGGTTCCAAGTTGGATGTAAAAGACAAGCAGGGGCGTACACCGATGACCTTCGCGGAGGGTGTGTTCCTTGCGGTTCAACCCCCGGTCCGAAAGCCGTCGACGATTGCGCTCCTTCAAGAGCTCATGGGTGCAAAATGA
- a CDS encoding zf-HC2 domain-containing protein: MNVIHFNDKACEKVRRYFDSYLDNELLVETNHEVLRHLAVCADCTRLLEERGRLKKAVRQAVMLEEPPAGLLAGVQKTIREGKRGGFFAPEPRQWGLAVAALLVLAVGGVLAVRMIGLRTREAGGGQGVFQTISTQAREILRIGLADHVHCTLELGRWKQLLSFDHMKQATGETALGPEFIDLVPVVKQKLGPHFQLIQGHRCTFNGRDYVHLIATGGNGAILSLVITEKKGEAFTRAQVAATMEASGVRVYRDNQDQLEIAGFETNRFLAFVVSNLDRDGNLKVAADLAPSVSQFLQRL, encoded by the coding sequence ATGAACGTAATTCATTTCAATGACAAAGCCTGCGAAAAGGTTCGGAGGTACTTCGATTCGTATTTAGACAACGAGTTGCTCGTGGAGACGAACCATGAGGTGCTGCGCCACCTTGCCGTTTGTGCAGATTGCACGCGCCTCCTTGAAGAACGCGGCCGCTTGAAGAAGGCGGTCAGGCAGGCCGTAATGCTGGAGGAGCCGCCCGCCGGTCTGCTCGCAGGCGTTCAGAAGACAATTCGCGAAGGAAAACGCGGCGGTTTTTTCGCGCCGGAGCCCCGGCAGTGGGGTCTTGCGGTGGCGGCTCTGCTGGTCCTGGCCGTAGGTGGAGTGCTTGCCGTGCGCATGATTGGTTTGAGAACCCGGGAGGCCGGTGGCGGTCAAGGCGTATTCCAGACTATCTCCACCCAGGCCAGGGAAATTCTGCGGATCGGGCTGGCGGATCATGTTCACTGCACTCTGGAACTTGGGAGATGGAAGCAGTTGCTCTCCTTCGACCATATGAAGCAGGCGACCGGAGAGACCGCGCTGGGCCCGGAGTTCATCGATCTGGTTCCTGTGGTGAAACAAAAGTTGGGACCCCATTTCCAGCTCATTCAGGGGCATCGCTGCACGTTCAATGGGCGCGACTATGTGCACCTGATTGCAACCGGCGGGAATGGCGCAATTCTTTCGCTCGTCATCACGGAGAAGAAGGGGGAAGCCTTCACGCGCGCCCAGGTGGCGGCCACGATGGAAGCGTCCGGTGTCCGGGTGTACAGGGACAATCAGGATCAGTTGGAGATCGCCGGCTTTGAGACAAATCGTTTCCTGGCGTTTGTCGTATCCAACCTTGACCGTGACGGGAATCTCAAAGTCGCAGCAGACCTTGCCCCTTCCGTTTCTCAGTTCCTGCAGAGGCTGTAA
- a CDS encoding BrxA/BrxB family bacilliredoxin produces the protein MLVKPMREDLTRFGVEETRTPEEVDQVIRNTKGTVMVVVNSVCGCAAGLARPAIGMALKHAAVPDKVVTVFAGADVAATDRARSYFKGYFPSSPSVGILQNGQIVFMLERHQIEGRDPNSIAKDLTEAFDRFCVPTVQR, from the coding sequence ATGCTCGTTAAACCTATGCGTGAGGACCTGACGCGTTTCGGCGTCGAGGAGACCCGCACGCCTGAAGAAGTCGACCAGGTTATCCGGAACACCAAAGGCACCGTCATGGTCGTCGTGAATTCGGTCTGCGGCTGTGCCGCCGGGCTCGCACGGCCTGCAATCGGCATGGCTCTCAAGCATGCGGCCGTGCCGGACAAAGTAGTGACCGTCTTCGCCGGCGCGGACGTCGCCGCCACCGATCGGGCCCGAAGTTATTTCAAGGGCTACTTTCCATCTTCGCCGTCGGTCGGGATCCTGCAGAACGGGCAGATCGTATTCATGCTCGAACGGCATCAGATCGAAGGCCGGGATCCCAACTCCATTGCCAAGGATCTGACCGAGGCTTTCGACCGGTTCTGCGTACCGACCGTCCAAAGATAA
- a CDS encoding N-acyl homoserine lactonase family protein, with protein MLQLFLLAFLAMFPAPAAQTPKAQPPKTVRLYVFDCGTLDIPDTSPYRFKKEELATKDMSAPCFLVAHPMGTLMWDAGPVPDSAFKPGGGPGTMRYATAKKTLTSQLAEIGYAPGDITYLSISHFHWDHVGNGNLFARSTWLVRPLERDIMIMDPPSPRTEPQNYSALRNSKTVIVTRSDYDVFGDGTVVLKSAPGHSPDHQVLFLKLENTGPVVLSGDLYHYPEERKLKKIPTTEFNAAQTVKSRAAIEDFLKKSKAQLWIQHDLIANAKLKKSPAYYD; from the coding sequence ATGTTGCAATTATTTCTACTTGCCTTCCTGGCGATGTTTCCTGCGCCGGCCGCGCAGACACCAAAAGCGCAGCCACCGAAAACCGTCCGTCTATACGTGTTCGATTGCGGGACGCTGGATATTCCGGACACTTCACCGTACCGGTTCAAAAAGGAAGAACTGGCGACGAAGGACATGTCCGCGCCGTGTTTCCTGGTGGCGCATCCGATGGGCACGTTGATGTGGGATGCCGGCCCGGTTCCGGATAGCGCTTTCAAGCCGGGCGGCGGGCCGGGAACCATGCGGTATGCGACGGCGAAGAAGACCCTGACGTCGCAACTGGCGGAGATCGGATATGCCCCCGGGGACATCACGTATCTCTCCATCTCGCATTTCCACTGGGATCATGTGGGAAACGGCAACCTTTTCGCCCGTTCAACATGGCTGGTACGTCCGCTCGAACGCGATATCATGATTATGGATCCTCCGTCACCCCGGACGGAGCCTCAGAATTACAGCGCGCTCAGGAACAGCAAAACGGTGATTGTCACCAGAAGCGATTACGATGTCTTCGGCGATGGAACGGTGGTCCTGAAGTCGGCGCCGGGACATTCGCCGGATCACCAGGTGCTGTTTCTGAAACTGGAGAACACCGGGCCGGTGGTCCTGAGCGGGGACCTCTATCACTATCCGGAGGAGCGCAAACTGAAGAAGATTCCGACCACGGAATTCAATGCGGCGCAGACGGTCAAGTCGAGGGCGGCGATCGAGGATTTCCTGAAAAAGTCGAAAGCCCAGCTGTGGATTCAGCATGACCTGATCGCGAACGCCAAGCTTAAGAAGTCGCCGGCATATTACGACTGA
- a CDS encoding amidohydrolase family protein, whose translation MEHGCVIMENGKVTYAGPSAKAPSTPGATVTEAKVVMPGLWDCHAHFFGMTRPDLSVLVSEAIPVATARSVKDAERALIAGVTSIREVGGLGIFLSRAIAEGSIPGPHIYAAGAVLSMTGGHADIHAFPLDVLHSAEGASSLLALCDGVPSCLYQVRRQLRLGAKLIKICASGGVMSEVDHPIHQQFSDEEMRAIVEEAARADRIVAAHCHGKPGIMAALRTGVKTIEHGSYLDEEGADFMAKHGVMLVPTRFVVEGLMAMKGSMPDYAFRKLNALAERHLEAIKIAIRCGVKIAAGTDIFVSGPAMWGKNGLEAANLVKAGMTPLQAIEAATANGPATLGPQAPQSGLLAPGYDADVITLDADPLENISVLGDSTRVTGVWKMGIPVAR comes from the coding sequence ATCGAGCACGGCTGCGTGATCATGGAGAACGGAAAAGTAACTTATGCGGGACCTTCCGCGAAAGCGCCCTCGACTCCTGGCGCAACAGTAACCGAGGCGAAAGTCGTGATGCCCGGTCTCTGGGATTGCCATGCGCACTTTTTCGGAATGACTCGTCCGGATCTTTCGGTGCTCGTTTCAGAGGCGATTCCCGTTGCCACGGCGCGGTCCGTCAAGGATGCGGAGCGGGCATTGATCGCGGGAGTGACATCCATACGTGAAGTCGGTGGGCTGGGCATCTTCCTCAGCCGGGCGATCGCGGAAGGGTCGATCCCCGGCCCCCATATCTATGCTGCCGGAGCAGTCCTGAGCATGACCGGCGGCCATGCGGACATTCACGCCTTCCCCCTCGACGTGCTTCACTCGGCCGAAGGCGCCTCGTCGTTGCTCGCGCTCTGCGACGGCGTGCCGTCCTGTCTCTATCAGGTCCGGCGTCAGCTTCGGCTCGGCGCGAAGCTCATCAAGATTTGCGCCTCAGGTGGAGTTATGAGCGAGGTGGATCATCCCATCCATCAGCAGTTCAGCGACGAGGAGATGCGCGCCATCGTCGAAGAGGCTGCCCGTGCCGATCGTATCGTCGCGGCGCACTGCCACGGGAAGCCGGGGATCATGGCGGCGCTCCGTACCGGTGTGAAGACGATCGAGCATGGCTCCTATCTGGACGAGGAGGGCGCCGATTTCATGGCGAAACACGGCGTCATGCTGGTTCCCACACGGTTCGTGGTCGAGGGGCTGATGGCCATGAAAGGCTCCATGCCCGACTATGCCTTCCGCAAACTCAACGCGCTCGCCGAACGCCACCTGGAGGCGATCAAAATTGCCATCCGCTGCGGCGTGAAAATCGCGGCCGGCACCGACATCTTCGTGAGCGGTCCCGCCATGTGGGGGAAAAACGGCCTGGAAGCCGCGAACCTCGTGAAAGCCGGGATGACGCCGCTGCAGGCCATCGAAGCCGCCACCGCCAACGGTCCCGCCACCCTCGGTCCCCAGGCGCCGCAATCCGGCCTGCTGGCTCCCGGCTACGATGCCGACGTGATTACTCTTGATGCCGATCCGCTCGAAAATATTTCAGTGCTTGGCGATTCCACCAGGGTGACAGGCGTCTGGAAGATGGGAATTCCCGTAGCCCGGTGA
- a CDS encoding sigma-70 family RNA polymerase sigma factor, with product MLFRKNAQAGEFEAAAVPHLNDLYRTAVHLVRDRGEAQDLVQNVYLQAWKSFHRFEPGTNCRAWLFKILFNEVRHYRRRWFRNRVVPEGEQPFEETLAYEPSIPEEVRDEDILQALDAMPPEYREVVLLADVHEFAYKEIAETLNIPVGTVMSRLSRGRKQLRLSLAGYARELRLTGPHNEVQES from the coding sequence GTGCTTTTCCGAAAGAACGCCCAGGCGGGAGAGTTCGAGGCAGCTGCTGTTCCGCATCTGAACGATCTGTATCGTACGGCCGTCCATCTCGTGCGCGATCGTGGCGAAGCGCAGGACCTGGTGCAGAACGTATATTTGCAGGCCTGGAAGTCTTTCCACCGGTTCGAACCGGGAACCAACTGCCGGGCATGGCTCTTCAAGATTCTCTTTAATGAGGTGCGTCACTACCGGCGTCGGTGGTTCAGAAACAGGGTCGTTCCCGAGGGCGAACAGCCATTCGAAGAGACACTGGCGTATGAGCCATCCATTCCTGAGGAGGTGCGGGATGAAGATATCCTGCAGGCTCTGGACGCGATGCCGCCGGAGTACAGGGAAGTTGTTCTGCTGGCCGACGTTCACGAATTTGCGTACAAGGAGATCGCGGAGACGCTGAATATCCCCGTAGGAACCGTAATGTCCCGCCTGAGCCGCGGCAGAAAACAGCTTCGGCTGTCGTTGGCCGGTTACGCAAGAGAGTTGCGCCTCACCGGCCCGCACAATGAGGTGCAAGAGTCATGA
- a CDS encoding dienelactone hydrolase family protein gives MITFKRPDGKECSGFYVEPNTGNHAPAVVVIQEWWGLNDQIKGVADQLAASGYRALVPDLYRGKLGLDAKEAEHLMTNLDFADAATQDIRGAVQYLKEHSSKAGVTGFCMGGALTILSAVNVPESDAVVSWYGCPPLDYVDASKIKAPLMGHWALDDTFFPISQVDGLEQKLKEAGVKYEGHRYKAKHAFANETNEDPSAPIAYNAAAAEAAWGRTLEFFDRYLR, from the coding sequence ATGATTACGTTCAAAAGACCCGATGGAAAAGAGTGCTCCGGCTTTTATGTGGAGCCGAATACCGGAAATCATGCTCCCGCAGTTGTTGTGATTCAGGAATGGTGGGGACTGAACGACCAGATCAAAGGAGTGGCGGATCAGCTCGCGGCAAGCGGCTATCGCGCGCTCGTGCCCGACCTTTATCGCGGCAAGCTGGGCCTCGACGCGAAGGAAGCGGAACATCTGATGACCAATCTGGATTTCGCCGACGCGGCCACACAGGACATTCGCGGCGCGGTGCAGTATCTGAAGGAACACAGTTCGAAAGCCGGAGTGACCGGTTTCTGCATGGGAGGCGCGCTGACGATTCTTTCCGCCGTCAACGTCCCTGAAAGCGATGCCGTCGTTTCGTGGTACGGATGCCCGCCCCTCGACTACGTCGATGCTTCAAAGATCAAGGCCCCGTTGATGGGTCACTGGGCGTTGGACGATACGTTCTTCCCGATCAGCCAAGTCGACGGCCTCGAACAGAAACTCAAAGAGGCCGGCGTGAAGTACGAAGGCCACCGCTACAAAGCCAAACATGCCTTCGCCAATGAAACGAACGAAGATCCATCCGCACCGATTGCCTACAATGCCGCCGCAGCTGAAGCCGCCTGGGGGCGAACGCTGGAGTTTTTCGACCGGTACCTGCGCTGA